A DNA window from uncultured Methanoregula sp. contains the following coding sequences:
- a CDS encoding 50S ribosomal protein L16: MVRKPAKMYRNISKKAYTRRKYMGGVPGSKIVQFEMGNLSQEFPTEVDLIVEEACQIRHSALEAARITANRRLMKDVGRSNFHFKVRVFPHHVLRENKQATGAGADRVSEGMRLAFGKAVGTAARVEPGQKLMTVYSTPQYLEKIKDALRHSGHKLPTPSHLKVSEIKVSGRIIAAPKLVGEKVVAAPVATEEAAAAAEPAKGAAPAAKGGKDAKAAAPAKGGKDAAPAKADEKKGAAPAKGGKK; this comes from the coding sequence ATGGTTAGAAAACCGGCAAAGATGTACAGGAACATTTCCAAGAAAGCCTATACCAGACGTAAATATATGGGCGGTGTTCCCGGAAGCAAGATCGTGCAGTTCGAGATGGGCAACCTCTCACAGGAATTCCCCACCGAAGTTGACCTTATTGTCGAAGAAGCATGCCAGATCCGGCACTCTGCCCTTGAGGCTGCCCGCATCACCGCAAACCGCCGGCTGATGAAGGATGTCGGCAGGTCCAACTTCCACTTCAAGGTACGCGTCTTCCCCCACCACGTCCTGCGCGAAAACAAGCAGGCAACCGGCGCCGGTGCGGACCGTGTCTCGGAAGGGATGCGCCTTGCATTCGGCAAGGCTGTCGGCACTGCCGCACGGGTCGAGCCGGGCCAGAAGCTCATGACGGTCTACTCCACGCCCCAGTACCTTGAGAAGATCAAGGATGCACTCCGGCACAGCGGCCACAAGCTCCCGACTCCCTCGCACCTGAAGGTGAGCGAGATCAAGGTCAGCGGCAGGATCATTGCAGCACCCAAGCTCGTTGGCGAGAAGGTTGTTGCAGCACCGGTCGCAACCGAAGAGGCAGCCGCAGCAGCCGAACCCGCAAAGGGTGCAGCACCTGCAGCAAAGGGCGGCAAGGATGCAAAGGCAGCAGCACCGGCCAAGGGTGGCAAGGATGCCGCACCTGCAAAGGCTGACGAGAAGAAAGGCGCAGCCCCGGCAAAGGGCGGCAAAAAGTAA
- a CDS encoding PAS domain S-box protein yields MSETKILVVEDEAVTSMDLRRSLTDLGYNVCAIAPTGELAVKNAGDLHPDIILMDIMLAGKMNGIEAAEIIKAKYRIPIIYLTAYSDDNFLARAKITEPFGYILKPFRELELKTNIEMALYKHSMENALRVSEETTRVLLNAIDDILFLVDIGGRFQAVNAALANHAGKNVKELIGSNVSELVSQGIISPKMAGWNISPIRVTPLCFEENFNGKWFEVTLYPVRNPHDDVVLYAVYIRNITLSKKMEEQSRQNEEYFRSLVEDASDIIAILNKDGSLRYESPSINRSLGYPGEHLIGKPISMILDEEELPKLQNIFLEILNNPGIVKPFHMRVKNAEGELFTMEGIISNLYGNPVIDGIVLNGWIKNHRTV; encoded by the coding sequence TTGAGTGAAACAAAGATACTTGTTGTCGAAGATGAAGCCGTGACCAGCATGGATCTGAGAAGGAGCCTGACCGATCTTGGCTATAATGTCTGTGCGATAGCTCCCACGGGAGAGCTGGCCGTGAAAAATGCGGGCGATCTGCATCCCGATATCATCCTCATGGACATCATGCTTGCCGGAAAGATGAACGGGATCGAAGCTGCGGAAATCATAAAAGCAAAATACCGTATCCCGATCATCTATCTGACTGCGTACAGCGATGACAATTTCCTCGCCCGGGCAAAGATAACCGAGCCCTTCGGGTATATCCTCAAACCATTCCGGGAGCTGGAACTCAAGACAAACATCGAGATGGCGCTGTATAAGCATTCCATGGAAAATGCCCTGAGAGTGAGCGAGGAGACAACCCGCGTTCTCCTGAATGCGATAGACGATATCCTGTTCCTTGTGGATATCGGCGGGCGTTTCCAGGCCGTGAATGCCGCCCTTGCGAACCATGCGGGAAAGAACGTGAAGGAACTGATAGGTTCGAATGTCTCGGAGCTTGTCAGCCAGGGGATCATCTCCCCGAAGATGGCCGGGTGGAATATCAGCCCGATCCGGGTAACGCCTCTCTGTTTTGAAGAAAATTTCAACGGGAAGTGGTTTGAAGTCACCCTCTACCCGGTCCGGAATCCTCACGACGACGTTGTGCTCTATGCGGTATACATCCGGAACATCACCCTGAGTAAAAAGATGGAGGAGCAGTCCCGCCAGAATGAAGAATATTTCCGGTCACTGGTTGAGGATGCCTCGGATATCATTGCCATCCTCAACAAGGACGGATCGCTCCGGTACGAGAGCCCGTCCATCAACCGCTCTCTCGGGTACCCCGGCGAACATCTTATCGGAAAGCCGATTTCAATGATACTCGACGAAGAAGAGTTGCCCAAACTCCAGAATATCTTCCTTGAGATTCTGAACAATCCCGGGATCGTGAAACCCTTCCACATGCGCGTGAAAAATGCCGAGGGGGAACTCTTCACCATGGAAGGCATCATCAGCAACCTTTACGGGAATCCCGTGATTGACGGGATTGTTCTCAACGGCTGGATCAAAAACCATCGGACGGTATAG
- a CDS encoding PAS domain S-box protein, whose product MSGSAGNGLQASVCAPSSRDGKNTVFSVLYVDDEPTILAPTKLYLEKRGHFLVDTTMTVDDALQKIQTNSYDVIISDYQMPGKDGIEFLRTLRDAGNQIPFIIFTGKGDEEVVIEAYASGADFYLAKGGNPRAMYVDLVNKVEQIVNRRRVEGALKESEELFRTLFNNANDSIFVHEMLPEGIPGRYIMANDIACTRLGFTREELLRMCPDEILSPKCVDKIPALSLTIQRRGHATFDNIYRKKDGTEFPVEVNAHLFELHGKQLILSIARDITERKNMEDAIRASEQRLHAIIDGSSIPQFVINKNHEVIYWNRALERYSGIESHDVRLTKNAWKAFYKTSRPLLADLLVDEKLDEIPVWYEGKYSNSRYVDDAFEFTDFFPYFGKHGTWLHGTAVAIRDDQGVIVGALETLEDVTDRKNAEKELVSSEKYLKTIFDSVQTGLVITDPETYAIIDANPAAVKMIGKEKRDIVGAVCATFLCHTAVKSPLADNGKRSPFSECILFNPDGRKIPILKTSIPVVISGKSLMLESFLDITDRKRAEDAMQTAFAELEQKVEERTSELNEMNRNLQSEAKERKRVMEELLASEEKYRSLVEQTNDLVFHIDKDGYLTYISPNISSILGYAEKDCLGKSPAEFMPEHAGDFFHSLHEENIRLRQPVTGIELTFLDSRKISHIFEVNGTPHISPDGVFLGFSGIARDITERKALQDSVAASLKEKEILLKEIHHRVKNNMQVISSLLNLQAKMIKDVKSRDVIKESQNRVMSIALVHEKLYQSKNLAEIDYLEYLKKIAENLLQSYGISPKTIAIRIHAESIVIPIDKAIPLSLIINEMITNSLKYAFPDNRTGTIVVDIRRDGDRYTLVMQDDGIGLPETVTLDQTDTLGLQLVNSLVRQIQGTITLNRGSGTGYTITFTIEPTQGGEQFE is encoded by the coding sequence ATGAGTGGTAGTGCCGGGAACGGTCTGCAGGCATCCGTCTGTGCTCCTTCTTCAAGGGATGGGAAAAACACGGTCTTCTCTGTCCTGTATGTCGATGATGAACCTACCATCCTGGCCCCGACAAAACTGTACCTGGAAAAACGCGGGCATTTTCTCGTTGACACAACCATGACGGTCGACGATGCCCTCCAGAAGATCCAGACCAATTCCTATGATGTAATAATCTCCGATTACCAGATGCCCGGAAAGGACGGGATAGAATTTTTGAGAACCCTCCGGGACGCGGGCAACCAGATCCCATTTATCATTTTTACCGGCAAAGGTGACGAGGAAGTTGTTATTGAGGCATATGCCTCAGGCGCGGATTTCTATCTTGCCAAAGGCGGCAATCCCCGGGCAATGTATGTTGATCTTGTCAACAAAGTAGAGCAGATTGTTAACCGCCGGCGGGTGGAGGGCGCGCTCAAAGAGAGCGAAGAACTCTTCAGGACGCTCTTTAACAATGCAAACGACTCCATCTTTGTTCACGAGATGCTGCCGGAAGGAATTCCCGGGCGGTACATCATGGCCAATGACATTGCCTGCACCCGGCTGGGCTTCACGCGTGAAGAGCTGCTCCGGATGTGTCCCGACGAGATTCTCTCCCCGAAATGCGTTGATAAAATTCCTGCCCTGTCCCTGACCATTCAGAGGCGGGGACATGCCACGTTCGATAATATTTACCGGAAAAAAGATGGCACGGAATTTCCCGTAGAGGTGAATGCCCATCTCTTCGAATTACATGGCAAACAACTCATCCTCTCCATTGCCCGCGATATCACCGAGCGTAAGAATATGGAAGATGCGATCCGGGCAAGCGAGCAGCGCCTTCATGCAATCATTGACGGGTCCTCCATCCCCCAGTTCGTGATCAACAAGAACCATGAGGTGATTTACTGGAACCGGGCGCTGGAACGGTACAGCGGCATTGAATCCCATGATGTGCGGCTGACAAAAAATGCCTGGAAAGCCTTTTACAAGACATCCCGTCCGCTTCTCGCCGATCTCCTGGTTGATGAAAAACTCGATGAGATCCCCGTCTGGTATGAAGGGAAATACAGCAATTCCCGGTATGTCGACGATGCATTTGAGTTCACGGATTTTTTCCCGTATTTTGGAAAACATGGTACCTGGCTTCACGGCACTGCCGTTGCCATCCGGGATGATCAGGGGGTAATTGTCGGGGCTCTTGAAACCCTCGAGGACGTTACTGACCGGAAGAATGCTGAGAAGGAACTTGTCAGCAGTGAAAAATATCTCAAAACCATCTTTGACTCGGTCCAGACTGGCCTTGTGATCACCGATCCCGAAACCTATGCGATCATCGATGCCAATCCGGCGGCAGTGAAGATGATAGGAAAAGAAAAACGGGATATAGTAGGTGCTGTATGTGCAACGTTCCTCTGTCACACGGCGGTCAAATCCCCGTTAGCGGATAATGGCAAGAGATCCCCTTTTTCAGAATGTATCCTTTTCAATCCCGATGGCAGAAAAATTCCTATCCTGAAGACATCGATCCCCGTTGTTATCTCAGGAAAATCCCTGATGCTTGAGAGTTTCCTTGACATCACGGACCGGAAACGGGCAGAGGATGCCATGCAGACGGCCTTTGCCGAACTTGAACAGAAAGTCGAGGAGCGTACAAGCGAACTCAATGAAATGAACAGAAACCTCCAGTCCGAAGCAAAAGAGCGCAAGAGGGTCATGGAGGAGCTCCTGGCGAGCGAAGAAAAATACCGGTCCCTTGTTGAGCAGACCAATGATCTGGTCTTCCATATCGACAAGGATGGATACCTGACCTACATCAGTCCGAACATATCTTCGATACTCGGGTATGCGGAGAAAGACTGTCTGGGAAAGAGCCCGGCAGAATTCATGCCGGAGCATGCGGGAGATTTTTTCCATTCCCTGCATGAGGAGAATATCCGGCTCAGGCAGCCGGTTACCGGTATCGAACTGACGTTTCTGGACAGCAGGAAGATCTCTCATATCTTCGAGGTGAACGGGACCCCGCATATCAGTCCGGACGGCGTGTTTCTCGGATTCAGCGGTATTGCCCGGGATATCACGGAGCGAAAAGCTCTCCAGGACAGCGTTGCCGCATCCTTAAAGGAGAAGGAGATTCTCTTAAAAGAGATTCACCACCGGGTCAAGAACAACATGCAGGTTATTTCCAGTCTTCTCAACCTGCAGGCAAAAATGATCAAGGATGTCAAGAGCAGGGACGTGATCAAGGAAAGCCAGAACCGGGTGATGTCGATAGCGCTTGTGCATGAGAAGCTCTACCAGTCCAAGAACTTAGCCGAGATCGATTACCTGGAGTACCTCAAGAAAATTGCAGAGAATCTTCTTCAGTCCTATGGCATCTCCCCGAAAACCATCGCGATCCGGATCCATGCCGAGAGCATTGTCATCCCTATCGACAAGGCCATTCCGCTCAGCCTGATCATCAATGAGATGATCACCAATTCCCTGAAATATGCTTTCCCGGATAACCGGACCGGGACTATTGTCGTTGACATTAGGAGAGATGGCGATCGCTACACCCTTGTGATGCAGGACGATGGGATCGGTCTTCCCGAGACGGTGACTCTCGATCAGACTGATACCCTGGGACTGCAGCTCGTCAACTCGCTGGTGCGCCAGATCCAGGGAACGATCACCCTTAACCGGGGTTCCGGAACAGGATATACGATCACCTTTACTATTGAACCTACTCAGGGAGGAGAACAATTTGAGTGA
- a CDS encoding META domain-containing protein, with translation MNSRYFCLILLLVLGVIACGCTSPKTPVSPTPVPTVPPTPVLTTPTTPAYPTQLSGQWVLQTMAIQDGSVPLKPTAEITLTFNADGSATGYSGCNNYFTSYTLTGISTPKGDGMTFGPISTSKMYCVSTSSQESTYLDVLKGTGAYVVNGNLLTLTGASQNALVFQQQSTIPTATPYYPQPA, from the coding sequence ATGAACTCCCGATATTTCTGCCTGATTCTTCTTCTCGTTCTCGGTGTTATTGCGTGCGGATGCACGAGCCCGAAAACCCCGGTGTCCCCGACACCTGTACCAACGGTACCCCCGACACCGGTTCTGACTACTCCGACCACACCGGCATATCCCACGCAGCTTTCCGGCCAGTGGGTGCTCCAGACCATGGCAATACAGGATGGCTCAGTTCCCCTTAAACCAACCGCCGAGATCACCCTCACGTTCAATGCAGACGGGAGTGCAACCGGTTATAGCGGGTGCAACAATTATTTCACCTCCTATACTCTCACCGGGATCTCGACTCCGAAAGGGGATGGTATGACCTTTGGACCGATCAGCACATCAAAAATGTACTGCGTTTCAACCTCCAGCCAGGAGAGTACATATCTCGATGTCCTCAAGGGAACTGGGGCATATGTTGTCAACGGCAACCTGCTGACTCTTACCGGCGCATCGCAGAACGCTCTTGTCTTCCAGCAGCAGTCAACTATTCCAACGGCAACTCCCTATTATCCCCAGCCGGCATAA
- the xerA gene encoding site-specific tyrosine recombinase/integron integrase, whose amino-acid sequence MESGYFSEWLKSYRDYLRMRNYSARTLDSYGLVIKHFGYYVWLRRHTEVTKLVIYWKDIEKARLDTSVEVTPVMVTDFLSFVSSMRTYKAKTYHRIISTLSSFYRFLYTQGAVTANPLTGIDRPRIKQQDIKYLKHSQVLRLIDSIEDSRDKLIVRTIYATGVRVSELCSMNIEDIDFDEHTIRIRGKGDKTRIVFVDDDTLKDLSAFVGNRITGPLFIGQQGKHISSRAIQHIFKHYAPTGITPHKIRHSYASELYKRSKNLRVVQENLGHTSIKTTEIYLHTDIDERRQIYQQFFPLSGQKNSE is encoded by the coding sequence ATGGAAAGCGGGTATTTTTCGGAGTGGCTCAAGTCATACCGCGATTACCTCCGGATGCGAAATTATTCCGCCCGCACGCTTGACAGTTACGGACTGGTGATAAAACACTTTGGCTATTATGTCTGGCTCCGCCGTCATACTGAAGTGACAAAGCTGGTCATTTACTGGAAAGATATTGAAAAGGCCCGTCTTGATACCAGCGTTGAAGTTACCCCGGTTATGGTGACAGATTTTCTTTCCTTTGTCTCTTCGATGCGAACGTACAAAGCCAAGACGTATCACCGTATCATCTCGACACTGAGCTCTTTTTACCGGTTTTTGTATACCCAGGGTGCCGTGACTGCAAATCCCTTAACGGGGATAGACCGTCCCCGGATCAAACAGCAGGATATCAAATATTTAAAGCACAGCCAGGTGCTCCGCCTCATCGACTCTATCGAGGATTCCCGTGACAAACTGATTGTCAGGACCATCTATGCAACCGGTGTCCGGGTGTCCGAATTGTGCAGCATGAACATCGAGGATATTGATTTCGATGAGCACACGATACGGATACGAGGAAAGGGGGATAAAACAAGGATTGTCTTTGTCGATGATGACACCCTGAAGGATCTTTCAGCATTTGTCGGCAACAGAATTACAGGCCCGCTCTTCATTGGCCAGCAGGGCAAACATATCTCCTCGCGGGCAATACAGCACATTTTCAAACATTATGCACCGACCGGCATTACTCCCCACAAAATCCGTCACAGTTATGCCAGTGAATTGTATAAGCGATCAAAGAACCTCCGGGTGGTCCAGGAAAATCTCGGGCATACGTCAATTAAAACTACGGAAATCTATTTGCACACTGATATTGACGAACGGAGGCAGATTTACCAGCAGTTTTTCCCTCTTTCCGGTCAAAAAAACAGTGAATAA